The following are from one region of the bacterium genome:
- the lpxD gene encoding UDP-3-O-(3-hydroxymyristoyl)glucosamine N-acyltransferase, with product MKIEPIRLAELARHVGGEVEGNAETVITGVAPIEQAAGGDLTFVAQPRFVDQLDRTPAAAVLVVKSLAVAANTRAALIRVDNPYLAFIAILQKVLPGPAPASGVAATAQVHARSRVGKDVSIGPYAVIEAGCEIGDRVQIGAHCYLGPQARIGANSVLFPHVCLGHGVVVGRNVIIQFGSVIGSDGFGYLRHEGRYHKIPHLGTVVIEDEVEIGANCTIDRGTFGQTHLRRGAKLDNLIHVAHNVEIGEHTVIAAQTGISGSTKIGREVTIAGQVGFVGHIAIGDRTTFGAQAGVTKSIPAGTVVSGYPARDHAQARREEAAIRRLPELLKRVRALEKLLAAAGQLPPAAGSAVDD from the coding sequence GTGAAAATCGAGCCTATACGCCTCGCGGAGCTTGCGCGACACGTCGGCGGTGAGGTGGAGGGCAACGCCGAAACCGTGATTACCGGCGTTGCTCCCATCGAGCAGGCGGCCGGCGGTGATTTGACCTTTGTCGCGCAACCCCGTTTTGTCGATCAGCTCGACCGGACCCCGGCCGCGGCCGTGCTGGTCGTCAAGAGTCTGGCCGTGGCCGCCAACACCCGTGCGGCCCTGATCCGCGTCGACAATCCTTATTTGGCCTTTATCGCGATTCTCCAGAAGGTTTTGCCCGGCCCCGCACCGGCGAGCGGCGTCGCGGCGACCGCGCAGGTTCATGCGCGCTCGCGCGTGGGCAAAGACGTGAGCATCGGGCCTTATGCCGTCATCGAGGCCGGTTGTGAAATCGGCGACCGCGTGCAGATCGGCGCGCATTGCTACCTGGGGCCGCAGGCGCGCATCGGCGCAAACAGCGTGCTGTTTCCGCACGTTTGCCTTGGCCATGGCGTGGTGGTGGGTCGCAACGTCATCATTCAATTCGGCAGCGTGATCGGCTCGGACGGCTTCGGCTATCTGCGGCACGAAGGCCGCTATCACAAGATTCCGCATCTCGGCACGGTGGTGATCGAGGACGAGGTCGAAATCGGCGCAAACTGCACGATCGATCGCGGTACCTTCGGTCAAACCCATTTGCGGCGCGGGGCCAAGCTCGACAATCTGATTCACGTGGCGCACAACGTCGAGATTGGCGAGCACACCGTGATTGCCGCGCAGACCGGCATCTCCGGCAGCACCAAAATCGGCCGCGAGGTGACGATTGCGGGCCAGGTCGGATTTGTGGGCCACATCGCGATCGGCGACCGCACGACTTTCGGGGCGCAGGCGGGGGTGACGAAATCGATCCCGGCCGGCACGGTGGTGTCCGGCTATCCGGCCCGGGATCATGCGCAGGCGCGGCGCGAGGAAGCCGCCATTCGCCGCCTGCCGGAACTGCTCAAGCGCGTCCGTGCTCTGGAGAAATTGCTGGCCGCCGCCGGCCAGTTGCCGCCGGCAGCCGGATCCGCTGTTGACGACTGA
- a CDS encoding OmpH family outer membrane protein: MKASYMWIGGLLMLLFVLYANPVAAQPKVGHVNTQKILEGFKEAQDARKQFDEINKGWEEEFNNMRREYAQKRDELESQALLLSEEKKREKLLELQNLELRIQQYAQEKWGQNGEGEKKQAEIMQPLSDKIVSAVKKISEQDKFDYVFDNAANIILYVSPNQVDLTAKVLEELNKTVATTKPAGATK; this comes from the coding sequence GTGAAGGCATCCTACATGTGGATTGGTGGTTTGCTCATGCTGCTGTTCGTGCTGTACGCCAATCCGGTCGCTGCCCAGCCGAAAGTCGGCCATGTCAATACCCAGAAGATTTTGGAAGGCTTCAAGGAGGCGCAAGACGCGCGCAAGCAATTCGATGAGATCAATAAGGGCTGGGAAGAGGAGTTCAACAACATGCGCCGTGAGTACGCCCAGAAACGTGACGAGCTTGAATCGCAGGCGTTGTTGTTGAGCGAGGAGAAGAAGCGCGAGAAGCTGCTCGAACTGCAGAACCTGGAGCTGCGCATCCAGCAGTACGCCCAGGAAAAATGGGGCCAAAACGGCGAAGGGGAGAAGAAGCAGGCCGAGATCATGCAGCCGCTCAGCGACAAGATCGTCAGTGCCGTGAAAAAGATCAGCGAACAGGACAAGTTTGACTACGTCTTTGACAACGCCGCGAACATCATCCTCTACGTGAGCCCGAACCAGGTGGATTTGACCGCGAAAGTCCTGGAGGAGCTGAACAAGACCGTCGCGACCACCAAGCCGGCCGGCGCCACGAAATAA
- the bamA gene encoding outer membrane protein assembly factor BamA, whose amino-acid sequence MSWEKLFRSCASILPVFFLLWFASVSAQPRQSSFSILGISVEGNKTADANFVRLSSGLSVGEKITGDDIQDAIRQLAGLDMFDDLAILLEKQVGDGVYLVIRVSEFPRLNKIELSGNDKISKKDLEKELTFFKGQVMSPREAARVRRKIKKLYESKGYLLAKVEPALTPAGEDRVDLEVKIEEGNKVQIEKINFHGNTSFSNKKLRKQMKKTKENGFFGGGDFEAEKYREDRELVLDFYRSQGFREVEFVRDSIYYGPQKKDMFIDIWLTEGERHTIGDITWEGNTLYDSRILAAMLGFGKGDVYSSKKIREAVTERLGSLYYDAGYIYATVNPVEKAREGNIVDLHFLVTEGKAVTVNKIRISGNTKTKEKVIRRELFVRPGDTFSRDMLIRSQREVFVLNYFSDVKPDVHPIDDEKVDVSLEVVEKSTDTANMSAGWSERDKLIGAIGVSMNNFLGNGQRLSFDWNFGRSFRSFQLSFTEPWLFDSPTLAGISVFDTKRSRVYSYDRYGYRSTGGSLRLGRRLRWPDDFFRTDWIYRLQALEYSDFREDYAALSPAERRAIGLEDRPLTQSSITHIFSRNSLNRPEFPTAGSQVSLTSDLAGGPLQGNVSYHKHQLQADWFFPTFGPFVLFTSFQAGYLDGLQKNSRIPFTEFFFMGGSGISSTSIALRGYDDPLTSNEFGDYGVGGKAMLKYTAEWRVPIAPNPTVFGLVFAEAGNTWSDFSRMDPYNLRRSVGIGARMFMPLLGVIGFDYGYGFDHLDSTTGKRKGQWKPHFIFGRSF is encoded by the coding sequence ATGAGTTGGGAAAAATTGTTTCGTTCCTGCGCCAGCATACTGCCTGTCTTTTTCTTGTTGTGGTTCGCCAGCGTTTCCGCCCAACCGCGGCAATCTTCCTTCAGCATTCTCGGCATCTCCGTCGAAGGCAATAAGACCGCCGACGCCAACTTCGTCCGGTTGAGCTCGGGCTTGTCGGTTGGTGAGAAGATCACCGGCGACGACATTCAGGATGCCATTCGCCAACTTGCCGGGCTTGACATGTTTGACGACCTCGCCATTCTGCTCGAAAAGCAGGTCGGCGATGGCGTTTATCTCGTCATCCGCGTGAGCGAGTTCCCGCGCCTGAACAAGATCGAATTGAGCGGCAACGACAAGATCAGCAAGAAAGACCTGGAAAAGGAGTTGACCTTCTTCAAAGGCCAGGTGATGAGCCCGCGCGAAGCCGCGCGCGTGCGCCGCAAAATCAAGAAGCTCTACGAGAGCAAAGGTTACCTGCTGGCCAAAGTCGAGCCGGCGCTCACGCCGGCGGGCGAAGACCGCGTCGATCTCGAAGTCAAGATCGAAGAAGGCAACAAAGTACAGATCGAAAAGATCAACTTTCACGGCAACACCTCCTTCTCCAACAAGAAGCTGCGCAAGCAAATGAAGAAGACCAAGGAGAACGGTTTCTTCGGCGGCGGGGATTTCGAGGCGGAAAAATACCGAGAAGATCGCGAGCTGGTGCTGGATTTCTACCGCTCGCAGGGCTTCCGCGAAGTCGAGTTCGTGCGGGATTCCATCTACTATGGCCCGCAGAAGAAGGACATGTTCATTGACATTTGGCTCACCGAGGGCGAGCGGCATACCATCGGCGACATTACCTGGGAAGGCAACACCCTCTACGACAGCCGCATTCTCGCGGCCATGCTCGGGTTCGGCAAGGGCGACGTTTACAGCTCGAAGAAAATTCGCGAGGCGGTCACCGAGCGTCTGGGCAGCCTGTATTATGACGCCGGCTACATCTATGCCACCGTCAATCCGGTGGAAAAAGCCCGCGAAGGCAACATCGTCGATTTGCACTTCCTCGTCACCGAGGGCAAGGCCGTCACCGTCAACAAGATTCGCATCTCCGGCAACACCAAGACCAAGGAAAAGGTGATTCGCCGGGAATTGTTCGTCCGGCCCGGTGATACCTTCAGCCGCGACATGCTCATTCGCAGCCAGCGCGAAGTGTTCGTGCTCAACTACTTTTCCGACGTCAAGCCTGACGTGCATCCGATCGATGACGAGAAAGTCGACGTCTCCCTGGAAGTGGTCGAAAAATCCACCGACACCGCCAACATGAGCGCGGGCTGGAGCGAGCGCGACAAGCTCATCGGTGCCATCGGCGTTTCGATGAACAATTTCCTCGGCAACGGCCAGCGGCTTTCCTTCGACTGGAATTTCGGGCGCAGCTTCCGCTCCTTCCAGCTCTCTTTCACCGAGCCTTGGCTCTTCGATTCACCCACCCTGGCCGGCATCAGCGTGTTCGACACCAAGCGCTCGCGGGTTTATTCCTACGACCGTTACGGCTATCGTAGCACCGGCGGTTCGCTGCGCCTGGGCCGCCGCCTGCGCTGGCCGGATGATTTCTTTCGCACGGATTGGATCTATCGCCTGCAGGCGCTGGAGTATTCCGATTTCCGCGAGGATTATGCGGCACTTTCCCCGGCCGAACGCCGCGCCATCGGCCTGGAAGATCGCCCGCTCACGCAAAGCTCGATTACCCACATCTTCAGCCGCAACAGCTTGAATCGGCCGGAATTTCCCACCGCGGGTTCCCAGGTTTCCCTCACCAGTGATCTCGCCGGCGGCCCCCTGCAGGGCAACGTCAGTTATCACAAACATCAACTGCAGGCGGATTGGTTCTTTCCGACTTTCGGCCCCTTCGTGCTGTTCACCAGCTTTCAAGCCGGTTATCTGGACGGTCTGCAGAAAAACAGCCGCATTCCCTTCACCGAGTTTTTCTTCATGGGCGGCTCGGGGATCTCGTCCACTTCCATCGCGTTACGCGGTTATGACGACCCCTTGACTTCGAATGAGTTCGGAGATTACGGGGTCGGCGGCAAGGCCATGTTGAAGTACACCGCCGAGTGGCGGGTGCCCATCGCGCCCAACCCCACGGTGTTCGGCTTGGTCTTCGCGGAAGCGGGCAACACCTGGTCGGATTTTTCGCGCATGGATCCCTATAATCTGCGCCGGTCGGTGGGAATCGGGGCGCGCATGTTCATGCCGCTGCTCGGCGTGATCGGCTTCGATTATGGTTACGGCTTTGATCACCTGGACAGCACCACCGGCAAGCGCAAAGGCCAGTGGAAGCCGCATTTTATCTTTGGCCGTAGTTTTTAA
- the thrS gene encoding threonine--tRNA ligase, with protein MNENIQVQFPDGSTRQFPQGILPREIVKELGRSLAEKALVARFNGRLIDLNRPLREDGTLQFLTWDDPEGRQVYWHSTSHIMAHAIKALFPEAQFGVGPPIENGFYYDVDVDTKLTGDDLGRIEAKMQEVIAANQPFQREDLSKEGAVALFEQRSDKYKLELLRDLEDDRPSVYHEGDFVDLCRGPHLPATGVVKHVKLLSIAGAYWRGNEKNKMLQRIYGISFPKKEMLQQHLQLLEEAKKRDHRKLGHDLEIFHITPSVGGGLPLWLPNGTIIRESLEAFLRQEQRARGYLPVITPHIANLSLYRTSGHYPYYKDSQFPPLKLEDEEFLLKPMNCPHHHLIYMARPRSYRELPLRLAEFGTVYRYEQSGELNGLTRVRGFTQDDAHIYCTQDQVRDEIRATVELTQFVFQTFDMKVRVRLSFRDENVEKYGGEAQFWERAQAEIKEVADEMGLDYFIGVGEASFYGPKIDFMIRDALSRTWQLGTVQVDYVMPERFQLEYVGSDNKKHRPVVIHRAPFGSMERFIGILIEHFAGAFPLWLAPLQVVVMPITDAQLAYARAVEQQLRAHGLRSHLDDRPEKINYKIREAETKKTPYMVIVGAKEAEAQQIAVRKRKVGDLGVFSLEAFARQLQEEIAHKALS; from the coding sequence ATGAACGAAAACATCCAGGTGCAATTTCCTGATGGCAGCACCCGGCAATTCCCCCAAGGCATTCTGCCCCGGGAGATTGTGAAGGAATTGGGCCGCTCGCTCGCTGAGAAGGCACTGGTCGCGCGCTTCAACGGCAGACTGATCGATCTCAACCGCCCCCTGCGCGAAGACGGCACGCTGCAATTTTTGACGTGGGACGATCCCGAAGGCCGCCAGGTTTACTGGCATTCCACCTCACATATCATGGCGCATGCCATCAAGGCGCTGTTTCCGGAGGCGCAATTCGGGGTTGGCCCGCCGATTGAAAACGGTTTTTATTACGACGTCGATGTCGATACCAAATTGACCGGCGATGATCTCGGCCGCATCGAAGCCAAAATGCAGGAGGTGATTGCGGCCAATCAACCGTTTCAGCGCGAAGATCTCTCGAAGGAGGGCGCAGTTGCGCTGTTCGAGCAACGCAGCGACAAATACAAGCTGGAGTTGCTGCGCGATTTGGAAGACGACCGTCCCAGCGTGTATCACGAAGGCGATTTCGTCGATCTCTGCCGCGGCCCGCACTTGCCGGCTACCGGCGTGGTGAAGCATGTCAAGCTGCTCAGTATTGCGGGCGCATATTGGCGCGGCAACGAAAAAAACAAGATGCTGCAGCGCATTTACGGCATCTCGTTTCCGAAAAAAGAAATGCTGCAGCAGCATTTGCAACTGCTCGAAGAAGCCAAGAAGCGCGATCATCGCAAACTGGGCCACGACCTGGAAATTTTCCACATTACGCCCAGCGTCGGCGGCGGCCTGCCGCTGTGGCTGCCGAACGGCACCATCATCCGCGAGTCGCTGGAAGCTTTTCTGCGCCAAGAACAGCGCGCGCGCGGCTACCTGCCGGTGATCACGCCGCACATCGCGAACTTGAGCTTGTATCGCACCAGCGGGCATTACCCTTACTACAAAGACAGCCAGTTTCCTCCGCTCAAGCTGGAGGACGAGGAATTTCTGCTGAAGCCGATGAATTGCCCGCATCACCATCTGATTTACATGGCCCGGCCGCGCAGCTATCGTGAGTTGCCGCTGCGGCTGGCAGAATTCGGCACGGTTTACCGCTACGAGCAGTCGGGCGAGTTGAACGGCCTCACCCGGGTGCGCGGCTTCACGCAGGACGATGCGCATATCTATTGCACGCAAGATCAAGTCCGCGATGAAATCCGCGCCACGGTGGAGTTGACTCAGTTCGTGTTTCAAACCTTCGATATGAAGGTGCGCGTGCGTCTTTCGTTTCGCGATGAGAATGTCGAGAAATACGGCGGCGAAGCGCAGTTTTGGGAGCGGGCGCAGGCCGAGATCAAGGAAGTTGCCGACGAGATGGGACTGGATTACTTCATCGGCGTAGGCGAAGCTTCGTTCTATGGCCCCAAGATCGATTTCATGATTCGCGATGCGCTGAGCCGCACCTGGCAACTCGGCACGGTGCAGGTGGACTATGTGATGCCGGAGCGTTTTCAGCTCGAATACGTCGGCAGCGACAACAAGAAGCACCGGCCGGTGGTGATCCATCGCGCGCCTTTCGGCTCGATGGAGCGCTTCATCGGCATTTTGATCGAGCATTTCGCCGGCGCTTTTCCGCTCTGGCTGGCGCCGCTGCAGGTGGTGGTGATGCCGATCACCGATGCCCAGCTCGCCTACGCCCGCGCGGTGGAGCAGCAACTGCGGGCGCACGGCTTGCGCAGCCACCTGGATGATCGCCCGGAGAAAATCAACTACAAGATTCGCGAGGCCGAGACCAAAAAGACGCCTTACATGGTCATTGTCGGCGCCAAGGAGGCCGAGGCGCAGCAAATTGCCGTGCGCAAGCGCAAGGTGGGCGATCTCGGCGTGTTCAGCCTCGAGGCATTTGCCCGGCAGTTGCAGGAAGAAATCGCGCATAAAGCCCTGTCCTGA
- the infC gene encoding translation initiation factor IF-3, with translation MKATSQQKKFIRINHQIRVPKVRLIGADGSQVGIVSIQEAQAAAEAAGLDLVEIAPQAEPPVCRVMDFGKYKYELGKKEKDSRKKAAVIHVKEVRFRPKIEEHDFNFKSKHMRDFLEKGDKVKATVTFRGREMVHREFGEAVITRLVESLADIAKVERQVQEGRNLVAYFVKK, from the coding sequence TTGAAAGCCACGTCACAGCAGAAAAAGTTCATTCGGATCAACCATCAGATTCGCGTGCCCAAAGTGCGGCTCATCGGAGCTGATGGCAGCCAAGTGGGGATCGTTTCCATTCAAGAAGCGCAAGCCGCGGCCGAGGCTGCTGGTCTCGATCTCGTCGAAATCGCGCCCCAGGCCGAACCCCCCGTCTGTCGCGTCATGGACTTTGGCAAATACAAGTACGAGTTGGGAAAGAAGGAGAAAGACAGCCGCAAGAAGGCGGCGGTCATCCACGTTAAAGAGGTGCGGTTCCGCCCGAAGATCGAAGAGCACGATTTCAACTTCAAGTCCAAGCACATGCGCGACTTCCTGGAGAAGGGTGACAAAGTCAAAGCCACGGTCACCTTTCGCGGCCGGGAAATGGTGCATCGCGAGTTTGGCGAGGCCGTGATCACCCGCCTGGTCGAGTCGCTCGCCGACATCGCCAAAGTGGAGCGCCAAGTGCAAGAGGGGCGCAATCTCGTCGCATATTTCGTGAAAAAATAG
- the rpmI gene encoding 50S ribosomal protein L35, with protein sequence MPKLKTNRSAAKRLRVTASGKLKRNRAGKSHILTKKDRKRKRRLRQGTLVHRADAPRMERLLARA encoded by the coding sequence ATGCCAAAATTGAAAACCAACCGCTCGGCCGCCAAGCGGCTGCGCGTCACTGCCAGCGGCAAGCTCAAACGCAACCGCGCCGGCAAGAGCCACATTCTGACCAAGAAGGATCGCAAGCGCAAACGCCGTTTGCGTCAGGGCACTCTGGTGCATCGCGCCGACGCGCCGCGCATGGAGCGGTTGCTGGCGCGCGCCTGA
- the rplT gene encoding 50S ribosomal protein L20, which produces MPRSKYAVPSHRRRRKLINKTKGRWGGKKNLLRSARETYEKGLTYAYRDRRARRRNIRRLWITRINAAARLAGTTYSTLMSGLKKKQVEIDRKMLADLAVNDPQAFENLVRLAQN; this is translated from the coding sequence ATGCCTCGTTCAAAATATGCCGTACCCTCGCATCGTCGTCGTCGTAAGCTCATCAACAAAACCAAAGGCCGATGGGGCGGCAAGAAGAACTTGTTGCGCAGCGCGCGCGAGACTTATGAAAAGGGTCTCACTTACGCCTATCGCGACCGGCGCGCCCGCCGCCGCAACATTCGCCGCTTGTGGATCACCCGCATCAATGCCGCTGCCCGCCTCGCTGGCACCACCTATTCGACCTTGATGAGCGGCCTGAAAAAGAAACAAGTCGAAATCGACCGCAAAATGCTGGCGGATCTTGCGGTGAATGATCCCCAGGCTTTTGAGAATCTCGTGCGTCTCGCGCAGAACTAG
- the pheS gene encoding phenylalanine--tRNA ligase subunit alpha: MAVSEQLFADLDQLEARFLAALAQAANAAELEAVRVKYLARKGEITESFKILAQADPAARPRLGQRLNQLRDASAAAFAARQTALSQPQTTGPQIDLTLPGIQRRLGSRHPVLQALDEIKSIFVGMGFTVESGPLAETDYYNFEALNLPPDHPSRDLHDTFYLSDPRQANGTTHLLRTHTSPVQIHTLERKPLPIRIIAPGRCFRKDTPDATHSPVFHQIEGLWVDEGVTFADLKGVLSAFARKFFDESVKTRFRPSYFPFTEPSAELDVWFEARQSWIELLGCGMVNPIVLERLGIDTERYTGFAFGMGVERPAMRKYGVTDLRLFYDNDVRLLRQF, from the coding sequence ATGGCAGTATCCGAACAACTTTTCGCCGATCTCGATCAACTCGAAGCCCGCTTCCTGGCGGCGCTTGCACAGGCCGCCAATGCCGCGGAGCTCGAAGCCGTGCGGGTCAAATATCTGGCCCGCAAAGGCGAGATCACCGAATCCTTCAAAATCCTGGCGCAAGCCGACCCGGCGGCCCGCCCGCGGCTGGGGCAGCGCTTGAATCAATTGCGCGATGCCAGCGCTGCGGCTTTTGCAGCCCGGCAAACCGCCCTGAGCCAGCCGCAAACGACCGGCCCGCAGATCGACCTCACGCTGCCTGGCATCCAGCGCCGTTTGGGGTCGCGCCATCCCGTGTTGCAGGCGCTCGACGAAATCAAGAGCATCTTCGTGGGCATGGGCTTCACCGTGGAATCCGGCCCGCTGGCGGAGACCGACTACTACAATTTCGAAGCGCTCAACCTGCCTCCGGATCATCCCAGCCGCGACCTGCACGACACCTTCTATCTTTCCGATCCGCGCCAGGCCAACGGCACCACCCATTTGCTGCGGACGCACACGTCCCCGGTGCAAATCCACACGCTGGAGCGGAAGCCGCTGCCCATCCGCATTATCGCGCCCGGCCGTTGCTTCCGCAAAGACACGCCGGACGCGACGCACTCGCCGGTCTTCCATCAAATCGAAGGCTTGTGGGTCGATGAGGGCGTGACCTTCGCGGATCTCAAAGGCGTGCTGTCCGCATTTGCCCGCAAGTTCTTCGACGAATCCGTCAAAACGCGCTTCCGGCCCAGCTATTTCCCCTTCACCGAACCCAGCGCCGAACTGGACGTGTGGTTCGAGGCACGGCAGTCGTGGATCGAGCTGCTGGGCTGTGGCATGGTCAATCCCATCGTGCTGGAGCGGCTGGGCATCGATACCGAAAGATACACCGGCTTCGCCTTTGGCATGGGTGTCGAACGGCCGGCCATGCGCAAGTACGGTGTCACGGATCTGCGGCTGTTTTATGACAACGATGTTCGCCTGTTGCGGCAGTTCTGA
- the pheT gene encoding phenylalanine--tRNA ligase subunit beta — protein MKITYTWLREFVETPLTAAEIADRLPMIGFEVEDWHSIVPDLETIVVGKVLTCEKIPASDHLKRCDVTIGTQTLSVVCGAPNVAVDQLVAVAPPGTTLPNGLTIQTRKVMGVESQGMICSEMELGLSDEKEGIIVLNGQAQPGQRFRETLTSDWMFDLAIAPNRPDALGVIGIAREIGLLTGTPLRLPKIKLRESGPPTGQLIRIEIKDPAGCPRYAARILQNITLGPSPKWMRQRLNAVGVRAISNIVDVTNYVMMETGQPQHAFDYDLLERRRIIVQRAHAGEKFQTLDGQDRELLASDLMICDGNRSVALAGVMGGANSEVSETTKNILIECAHFNPLVVRRTAKRLGLASEAGRRFERGTDPNGIPFAVNRAAQLMQETAGGVIARGIAEVYPETIKPGKITLRPRRVTHVLGGKVPAGRMEKILTGLACSVNKKSPAAWQVTVPTSRPDLQGEIDLIEEIARVHGYDQFPEKLHSQVNVGGERNRAEEVLEKLRRTMTGLGFDEAITIDLIAPRQATPFLPAEGQLLPLVNPLNEELSVLRPAVIATLLNSLAYNLNRKNRDIWLYEVGAAFWREPGREVCEEQRLAAIAVGAAETPNWLGKPRPFDLPDLRGALEVLERALSLPKLVFQPLADHPYLAAGWEILVAGNRLGIAGRLKPEVLKLYDIEPAVFHFELRLAELMASVDWQRTFQSIPKYPPVERDLAIVVAAEIPAEQIYAVIEQASDHLLERLELFDLYTGKQVPAGRKSMAFSLTFRAADHTLRDEEVEERLARILAALRRAYGAELRS, from the coding sequence ATGAAAATCACTTATACCTGGCTCCGCGAGTTTGTTGAGACGCCGCTGACGGCTGCAGAAATCGCCGACCGCCTGCCCATGATCGGTTTCGAGGTCGAGGACTGGCATTCCATCGTGCCCGACTTGGAGACCATCGTGGTGGGCAAAGTGCTGACCTGCGAAAAAATCCCGGCTTCCGATCATCTCAAACGCTGCGACGTCACCATCGGCACACAGACGCTGAGCGTGGTGTGCGGCGCGCCCAACGTCGCCGTCGATCAACTGGTGGCAGTCGCGCCGCCGGGGACGACACTGCCCAACGGCCTCACCATCCAAACTCGCAAGGTGATGGGAGTGGAATCGCAGGGCATGATTTGCAGCGAGATGGAACTGGGCTTGTCTGATGAGAAGGAAGGCATCATTGTGCTCAATGGCCAAGCGCAGCCGGGGCAGCGCTTTCGGGAGACCCTGACCTCCGACTGGATGTTCGACCTGGCGATCGCGCCCAACCGCCCCGATGCGCTGGGCGTGATTGGTATTGCGCGCGAAATCGGCCTGCTGACCGGCACGCCGCTGCGCCTGCCCAAAATCAAGCTGCGCGAGAGCGGGCCGCCGACCGGCCAATTGATTCGCATTGAAATCAAAGATCCCGCCGGCTGCCCGCGTTACGCCGCGCGCATTCTGCAGAATATCACCCTGGGACCTTCGCCCAAGTGGATGCGCCAGCGGCTGAACGCAGTGGGCGTGCGCGCAATTTCCAACATCGTCGACGTCACCAACTACGTGATGATGGAAACCGGCCAGCCGCAACATGCCTTTGACTACGATTTGCTCGAACGGCGCCGTATCATCGTGCAGCGCGCGCACGCCGGTGAAAAATTCCAAACCCTGGATGGCCAGGACCGTGAGCTGCTCGCCAGCGATTTGATGATCTGCGACGGCAACCGCAGCGTGGCGCTCGCCGGCGTGATGGGCGGCGCGAATTCCGAAGTCAGCGAAACCACCAAGAACATTCTGATTGAATGCGCCCATTTCAACCCGCTGGTGGTGCGGCGCACGGCCAAACGGCTGGGGCTGGCTTCCGAGGCGGGCCGGCGCTTCGAGCGCGGCACGGATCCCAACGGCATTCCCTTCGCCGTCAATCGCGCGGCGCAACTCATGCAGGAAACCGCGGGCGGCGTCATCGCGCGGGGGATCGCGGAGGTTTATCCCGAGACGATCAAGCCCGGCAAGATCACGTTGCGGCCGCGGCGCGTCACGCACGTGCTGGGCGGCAAGGTGCCGGCCGGCCGCATGGAAAAAATTCTAACCGGGCTGGCCTGCAGCGTGAACAAGAAATCGCCGGCAGCCTGGCAGGTGACGGTGCCCACCTCCCGGCCGGACCTGCAGGGCGAGATCGATCTGATCGAAGAAATCGCGCGGGTGCACGGCTATGACCAATTTCCGGAAAAACTGCATTCGCAGGTGAATGTCGGCGGCGAGCGCAATCGCGCCGAAGAGGTGCTGGAAAAGCTGCGCCGCACGATGACCGGCCTGGGTTTCGATGAGGCCATCACGATTGATTTGATCGCGCCGCGCCAGGCCACGCCCTTTCTGCCGGCAGAGGGCCAGTTGCTGCCGTTGGTGAATCCGCTCAACGAGGAGTTGTCGGTGCTGCGGCCGGCGGTGATTGCCACGTTGTTGAATTCGCTTGCCTACAATCTGAATCGCAAGAATCGCGACATTTGGCTGTATGAAGTCGGCGCGGCGTTTTGGCGCGAGCCTGGCCGCGAGGTTTGCGAGGAACAGCGCCTGGCCGCGATTGCGGTGGGCGCCGCGGAAACCCCGAACTGGCTGGGGAAACCCCGCCCGTTTGACCTGCCGGATTTGCGCGGCGCGCTGGAAGTGCTGGAACGCGCGCTGTCTCTGCCCAAGCTCGTTTTCCAGCCGCTTGCAGATCATCCTTATCTCGCCGCCGGCTGGGAAATTCTGGTGGCGGGCAACCGGCTCGGCATCGCGGGCAGGCTGAAGCCGGAGGTGTTGAAGCTTTACGATATTGAACCTGCGGTTTTTCATTTCGAGCTGCGGCTGGCCGAGCTGATGGCGAGCGTGGACTGGCAGCGGACGTTTCAGAGTATTCCGAAGTACCCGCCGGTGGAACGCGATTTGGCGATCGTGGTTGCGGCGGAAATTCCGGCGGAGCAGATCTACGCCGTCATCGAGCAGGCCAGCGATCATTTGCTGGAGCGGCTGGAGTTGTTCGATCTCTACACCGGCAAGCAAGTGCCGGCAGGCCGGAAGAGCATGGCCTTTTCCCTCACCTTCCGCGCGGCGGATCACACGCTGCGCGACGAGGAAGTGGAAGAACGGCTGGCGCGCATTCTGGCGGCACTGCGCCGCGCGTACGGCGCCGAGCTGCGTTCGTGA
- the zapB gene encoding cell division protein ZapB encodes MDIQRFEVLEEKIAQAIKMIQALKVENEELRRRLEAAEARQREKEEELQAVRAELGSVQHRAEESRQFQEREEKIRSKVEEMLAKLEELQLQF; translated from the coding sequence ATGGATATCCAACGTTTCGAAGTTTTGGAAGAAAAAATCGCGCAAGCGATCAAGATGATACAAGCCCTCAAAGTGGAGAACGAGGAGTTGCGCCGCCGGCTGGAAGCGGCGGAGGCGCGGCAACGCGAGAAAGAGGAAGAATTGCAGGCGGTGCGCGCGGAGCTGGGCAGCGTGCAGCATCGCGCCGAGGAGTCGCGCCAGTTTCAGGAGCGGGAGGAGAAGATCCGCAGCAAGGTTGAAGAGATGTTGGCCAAGCTGGAGGAGCTGCAACTGCAGTTCTGA